From the Bacillus horti genome, the window ACTAGATCAAACTCAACCTCATCCTCTTCTTCTAGTAGCTCAGCAGGTTCATCCACTACTGCTACAACGAAGTCAAATCCTGCTCCTGTTCCTGCAGGGCCAAGGTATGAACTAGCCCATGTTACAGTGAAGCTTGACGGCAAAAATCTATCTTTTACACAGGACCCTGTTACGGTCGATGGGAATACACTTGTACCGATGAGAGAGATTTTCGAAGCACTTGGCGCAAAAATAAAATGGGACAGTGCCTCTGAAACAGTAACTGGAACAAAGGGAGATATAACCGTTAAACTGACTATTGGTCAATCCTATGCCACAAAAAATGGGCAGAGATTGTCCCTTTCACATCCAGCCGTTATTGTGAGCGATAAAACGATGGTACCCTTAAGATTTGTTAGTGAAGCCTTAGGAGCAAAAGTAAAGTGGGATGAAAAAACTAGAACGGTTCATATTACGAACGAATAGCCTTTTCAATTATTAATGATTCACCTTGTCAGCAAACTATATTTACATACACCTACTGCCTTCAACTATTCGTAAGAGTATTAAGGAAGCGGTAGGTTTTTTCTTATTTTAAAAAATGATCTCTAGTCTACGTATCTAATCACTCT encodes:
- a CDS encoding copper amine oxidase N-terminal domain-containing protein, translated to MKKYLSILICAVLIISTSSVTFAHPGRTDANGGHTCRTNCEKWGLEYGEYHYHSGGGSGTRSNSTSSSSSSSSAGSSTTATTKSNPAPVPAGPRYELAHVTVKLDGKNLSFTQDPVTVDGNTLVPMREIFEALGAKIKWDSASETVTGTKGDITVKLTIGQSYATKNGQRLSLSHPAVIVSDKTMVPLRFVSEALGAKVKWDEKTRTVHITNE